The following are encoded together in the Neomonachus schauinslandi chromosome X, ASM220157v2, whole genome shotgun sequence genome:
- the RAP2C gene encoding ras-related protein Rap-2c: MREYKVVVLGSGGVGKSALTVQFVTGTFIEKYDPTIEDFYRKEIEVDSSPSVLEILDTAGTEQFASMRDLYIKNGQGFILVYSLVNQQSFQDIKPMRDQIVRVKRYEKVPLILVGNKVDLEPEREVMSSEGRALAQEWGCPFMETSAKSKSMVDELFAEIVRQMNYSSLPEKQDQCCTTCVVQ, encoded by the exons ATGAGGGAATACAAGGTAGTGGTGTTAGGGAGCGGAGGGGTTGGCAAATCTGCCCTTACGGTGCAGTTTGTTACTGGGACTTTCATTGAGAAATATGACCCCACCATTGAAGATTTCTACCGCAAAGAGATCGAAGTGGACTCTTCCCCCTCCGTGCTGGAAATTCTGGACACCGCAGGAACTGAGCAGTTTGCCTCCATGAGAGATCTCTACATCAAAAACGGCCAAGGTTTCATCCTGGTTTATAGCCTGGTTAATCAACAGTCTTTCCAG GATATCAAGCCCATGAGAGATCAGATTGTCAGAGTGAAGAGATACGAAAAAGTCCCACTAATCCTAGTAGGAAATAAAGTGGATCTGGAACCAGAAAGAGAGGTTATGTCTTCAGAAGGCAGAGCCCTGGCTCAGGAATGGGGCTGCCCTTTCATGGAAACATCGGCAAAAAGTAAATCAATGGTGGATGAACTTTTTGCTGAGATCGTCAGGCAAATGAACTATTCGTCCCTGCCCGAGAAGCAAGATCAGTGTTGTACAACTTGCGTTGTCcagtaa